Proteins encoded by one window of Dyella humicola:
- the hemW gene encoding radical SAM family heme chaperone HemW, translated as MPLIAPPLSLYVHMPWCVKKCPYCDFNSHGLRNEPPPYAAYVDVLLADLDADLRDFGAAAHGRTIQSIFFGGGTPSLFAPELIDRFLDGVRSRLALAADAEITLETNPGTVEHGRFDGYLAAGVNRLSFGIQSFDDDKLRRLGRIHSASEAEAAVKSAQDAGYANINLDLMYALPQQAQAGALDDVARAIALRPTHISHYQLTLEPNTAFAANPPPLPDDDHAWAMQEACEQQLADAGYSQYEISAYAQSGRHCAHNLNYWRFGDYLGIGAGAHGKLSDPDAGAVRRRWKTRHPNAYLAAPGGIERIGGDNQVDAEELPFEYMLNALRLIEGVPLADFAERTGLPAERIGPALAAARERGWLTDDPDLLHTTPLGQRFLNDVIGGFLD; from the coding sequence ATGCCCCTGATCGCGCCACCGCTATCGCTGTACGTCCACATGCCGTGGTGCGTGAAGAAGTGCCCTTACTGCGATTTCAATTCGCACGGCCTGCGTAACGAGCCGCCGCCGTATGCCGCTTATGTGGATGTGCTGCTGGCGGATCTCGATGCCGACCTGCGGGACTTTGGCGCAGCTGCCCATGGGCGAACGATACAAAGCATCTTCTTCGGCGGCGGCACGCCCAGCCTGTTCGCGCCGGAACTGATCGACCGCTTCCTCGACGGCGTGCGCTCGCGCCTGGCGCTGGCGGCGGATGCAGAGATCACCCTGGAGACCAACCCGGGCACGGTCGAACACGGCCGTTTCGACGGCTATCTGGCCGCGGGCGTCAATCGCCTTTCCTTCGGCATCCAGAGTTTTGACGACGACAAGCTGCGCCGGCTCGGCCGCATCCACTCCGCCAGCGAGGCGGAAGCGGCCGTGAAGTCCGCCCAGGACGCCGGCTACGCCAATATCAACCTGGACCTGATGTATGCACTGCCCCAGCAGGCACAGGCAGGTGCGCTGGACGACGTCGCGCGCGCCATCGCGCTGCGGCCCACGCATATCTCGCACTACCAGCTGACCCTGGAACCGAATACCGCGTTCGCCGCGAACCCGCCGCCGCTGCCTGATGACGACCACGCCTGGGCCATGCAGGAGGCCTGCGAACAGCAATTGGCGGACGCTGGCTATAGCCAATACGAGATATCCGCCTATGCGCAGTCCGGCCGGCACTGCGCGCACAACCTCAACTATTGGCGCTTCGGGGACTACCTGGGCATCGGCGCAGGCGCCCATGGCAAGCTCAGCGACCCCGACGCGGGCGCCGTGCGCCGGCGCTGGAAGACCCGTCACCCCAACGCCTATCTGGCGGCCCCTGGCGGCATTGAGCGCATCGGCGGCGACAACCAGGTCGACGCCGAGGAGCTGCCCTTCGAGTACATGCTCAATGCCTTGCGCCTGATCGAAGGCGTGCCCCTGGCCGACTTTGCCGAGCGCACCGGCCTGCCGGCCGAGCGGATCGGCCCGGCCCTGGCTGCGGCCCGCGAGCGCGGCTGGCTCACCGACGACCCGGACCTCTTGCACACCACCCCTTTGGGCCAACGTTTTCTCAATGATGTGATCGGCGGCTTCCTCGACTAA
- the rdgB gene encoding RdgB/HAM1 family non-canonical purine NTP pyrophosphatase, which produces MSRIVIASSNPGKLAEFNDLLADSERSFLAQSAYDVEDVEETGLSFVENALLKARHASRISGLPALADDSGLCVDHLRGAPGLYSARYAGRHGDNAANNAKLLRELDGLTTEQRGAFFICVLVLLQHADDPSPLIAEGRWYGRVLTEQRGSHGFGYDPLFLPDGQDVSAAELAPALKNRISHRAQALIQLRARLNARHL; this is translated from the coding sequence ATGTCCCGCATCGTCATAGCCAGCAGCAATCCCGGCAAACTGGCCGAGTTCAACGACCTGCTCGCCGACAGCGAGCGCAGTTTCCTCGCCCAGTCGGCGTACGATGTGGAGGACGTCGAAGAAACCGGTCTCAGCTTCGTGGAGAACGCGTTGTTGAAGGCGCGCCACGCATCACGCATCAGTGGTCTGCCAGCGCTGGCCGACGATTCGGGGCTTTGCGTCGATCATTTGCGCGGTGCGCCCGGGCTGTATTCGGCACGCTACGCCGGCCGCCACGGCGACAACGCGGCCAACAACGCCAAGCTGCTGCGCGAGCTGGACGGCTTGACCACCGAACAACGCGGCGCCTTCTTCATCTGCGTGCTGGTGCTGCTGCAGCACGCCGACGACCCGTCGCCACTGATCGCCGAAGGTCGCTGGTACGGCCGGGTATTGACCGAGCAGCGTGGCAGCCACGGCTTTGGCTATGACCCGCTATTCCTGCCGGACGGCCAGGATGTCAGCGCCGCCGAACTGGCACCAGCGCTGAAAAACCGCATCAGTCACCGTGCCCAGGCGCTGATCCAGTTGCGCGCACGCCTGAACGCACGGCACCTCTGA
- the rph gene encoding ribonuclease PH has protein sequence MSSQSRPNGRANDQLRTITIERHFTRHAEGSVLISFGDTRVLCTASIEDRVPPWLRGKGEGWVTAEYGMLPRATNTRMQREAARGGQGGRTMEIQRLIGRSLRACVDRQALGERVITLDCDVIQADGGTRTAAITGAYVALVDAVTLLMKRENLRRNPVIGAVAAVSVGIYQGVPVLDLDYAEDSNCDTDMNVVMNDGGGFIEVQGTAEGHAFRRDEMDALLGLAEKGIGELVAAQRAALELS, from the coding sequence ATGAGCTCCCAAAGCCGCCCTAACGGTCGCGCCAACGACCAGCTGCGCACCATCACCATCGAACGCCACTTCACACGCCACGCCGAAGGCTCGGTGTTGATCAGCTTTGGCGACACCCGCGTGCTTTGCACCGCCAGCATCGAAGACCGCGTGCCACCGTGGCTGCGCGGCAAGGGCGAGGGCTGGGTCACGGCCGAATACGGCATGCTGCCGCGCGCCACCAATACCCGTATGCAACGCGAAGCCGCGCGCGGTGGGCAAGGTGGCCGCACCATGGAGATCCAGCGCCTGATCGGCCGCAGCCTGCGCGCCTGCGTGGATCGCCAGGCCTTGGGCGAGCGTGTCATTACCCTCGATTGCGATGTGATACAGGCCGATGGCGGCACCCGCACGGCCGCCATTACCGGCGCCTATGTGGCCTTGGTGGATGCGGTAACGCTGCTGATGAAGCGCGAGAACCTTCGACGCAACCCTGTGATTGGCGCCGTGGCCGCCGTTTCGGTAGGCATTTACCAGGGGGTGCCCGTGCTGGATCTCGACTACGCCGAAGACTCCAACTGCGATACCGACATGAACGTCGTGATGAACGACGGTGGTGGTTTCATCGAGGTGCAAGGGACGGCCGAAGGCCATGCGTTCCGCCGCGATGAGATGGATGCCTTGCTCGGCCTCGCCGAGAAGGGCATCGGCGAACTTGTCGCCGCCCAGCGCGCCGCGCTGGAACTGAGCTGA
- a CDS encoding YicC/YloC family endoribonuclease → MIRSMTAYASAETTGPAGTLSCELRTVNHRYLELSPRLPDELRVFESALRERIGARLSRGKVDITVRLRGEARGESLQVNAAVLARLSELALDMEASFPRMKIEFTELLRFPGVLQQAEVEPEMLQGALLDVLERALDALTATREREGSKLAELLKDRLDAIERIVADVRTWMPQIREGLRARLESRLADIKQPADPGRLEQELVLQITRTDVDEELDRLSTHISETRRVLGMQEPVGRRLDFLMQEFNREANTLGSKSIDSRSTNAAVELKVLIEQMREQVQNIE, encoded by the coding sequence ATGATCCGCAGCATGACGGCTTACGCCTCCGCCGAGACGACCGGCCCCGCCGGCACGCTCAGCTGCGAATTGCGCACGGTCAATCACCGTTATCTTGAGCTTAGCCCCCGCCTTCCCGACGAATTGCGCGTGTTCGAGTCCGCCTTGCGCGAGCGCATCGGTGCGCGCCTTTCACGCGGCAAGGTGGATATCACGGTGCGCTTGCGTGGTGAGGCCCGCGGTGAATCGCTGCAGGTCAATGCAGCTGTGCTGGCGCGGCTGTCCGAGCTGGCGCTGGATATGGAGGCCAGCTTCCCTCGCATGAAGATCGAGTTCACCGAATTGCTGCGCTTTCCCGGCGTACTGCAGCAAGCCGAGGTGGAGCCTGAAATGTTGCAGGGCGCCTTGCTCGACGTGCTCGAGCGCGCGCTCGACGCGCTTACCGCAACGCGCGAGCGGGAAGGCAGCAAGCTGGCCGAGCTGCTGAAGGACCGCCTCGACGCCATCGAGCGCATCGTGGCGGATGTGCGCACCTGGATGCCACAGATCCGCGAAGGCCTGCGCGCACGTTTGGAGTCGCGCCTGGCAGACATCAAGCAGCCGGCCGACCCGGGCCGACTCGAGCAGGAACTCGTGCTGCAGATCACGCGCACCGATGTGGACGAGGAGCTCGATCGCCTCAGCACGCACATTTCCGAAACGCGCCGCGTGCTCGGCATGCAAGAGCCGGTGGGTCGCCGACTGGATTTCCTCATGCAGGAGTTCAATCGCGAAGCGAACACGCTCGGCTCCAAGTCGATCGATTCGCGCAGCACCAATGCCGCCGTTGAGCTGAAGGTACTGATCGAGCAGATGCGCGAGCAGGTGCAGAACATCGAATGA
- the gmk gene encoding guanylate kinase, giving the protein MSTSIPALATSEGTLFVVAAPSGAGKSTLVNALLEREPAISLSISHTTRPPRPGELYGRHYYFVERVAFEREVAEGIFLEHAEVHGNLYGTSRTTVSELLEQGRDVLLEIDWQGARQIRQSKPDCVSVFILPPSRAELERRLRGRGSDSAEVIARRLDNSREEIAHAHEFDYVIVNDRFEDALADLQAIVHAVRLRTSLQWQRHEALIAELLA; this is encoded by the coding sequence ATGAGCACGAGCATACCCGCCCTGGCGACCTCCGAAGGCACCTTGTTCGTGGTGGCTGCGCCGTCGGGTGCGGGCAAGTCAACCCTGGTCAATGCGCTGCTTGAGCGTGAGCCCGCGATTTCGCTGTCGATCTCCCACACCACGCGCCCGCCGCGTCCTGGCGAGTTGTACGGCCGGCACTACTATTTCGTCGAGCGCGTGGCGTTTGAGCGAGAGGTCGCTGAAGGCATCTTCCTGGAACATGCCGAAGTGCACGGCAACCTGTATGGCACCTCGCGCACCACGGTGTCCGAGCTGTTGGAGCAGGGCCGCGACGTGTTGTTGGAGATCGATTGGCAGGGTGCGCGACAGATCCGCCAGAGCAAGCCCGATTGCGTCAGCGTATTCATCCTGCCGCCTTCGCGGGCCGAGCTGGAGCGCCGATTGCGCGGCCGCGGCTCCGACAGTGCCGAAGTCATCGCGCGCCGGCTGGACAACTCGCGGGAGGAAATCGCCCACGCCCACGAGTTCGACTACGTTATCGTCAATGATCGCTTCGAGGACGCCCTGGCCGACCTGCAGGCCATCGTGCACGCGGTACGTCTGCGCACCTCGCTGCAATGGCAGCGCCACGAAGCACTGATCGCGGAGCTACTGGCGTAA
- a CDS encoding ABC transporter ATP-binding protein yields MTDSVSAKPEDSALVRVRGLTTVLSGKKVFDALDMDIPRGKITAIMGPSGTGKTTLLKHITGQMRGDAGEVMVDGQSVSKLSRDKLFELRERIGYLFQNSALLTDFDVFENVAFPLRQHTQLPEVLIRNIVLTKLQAVGLRGAAGLMPTELSGGMARRVALARAIVFDPMLILYDEPFVGLDPIALNQVLKLIRTLNQTLGITSVLVAHELEAIKQVADHIYLIANGKVVAQGDPKTIANDGSPWTRQFFGGEADGPVPFQYPAGDLAESLGFPGRGA; encoded by the coding sequence ATGACCGACTCCGTTAGTGCCAAGCCCGAAGACAGCGCCCTGGTGCGCGTCCGTGGCCTGACCACGGTGCTCAGTGGCAAGAAAGTCTTCGATGCGCTGGATATGGACATCCCACGCGGCAAGATCACCGCCATCATGGGGCCCAGCGGTACCGGCAAGACCACCTTGCTCAAGCACATCACCGGCCAGATGCGTGGCGACGCGGGCGAGGTGATGGTGGATGGACAGAGCGTGTCCAAGCTGTCGCGCGACAAGCTGTTCGAGCTGCGTGAGCGCATCGGTTATCTGTTCCAGAATTCAGCGCTGCTCACCGATTTCGACGTGTTCGAGAACGTGGCGTTTCCGCTGCGCCAGCACACCCAGCTGCCGGAAGTGCTGATCCGCAACATCGTGCTGACCAAGCTGCAGGCCGTGGGCCTGCGCGGCGCCGCCGGACTGATGCCGACCGAGCTTTCCGGTGGTATGGCGCGTCGCGTGGCGTTGGCGCGCGCGATCGTGTTCGACCCCATGCTCATCCTGTATGACGAGCCTTTTGTCGGCCTCGATCCAATTGCGCTGAACCAGGTGCTCAAGCTGATCCGCACGCTCAACCAGACCCTTGGTATTACCAGTGTGCTGGTGGCGCATGAGCTGGAGGCCATCAAGCAGGTAGCCGATCACATTTATCTCATTGCCAACGGCAAGGTCGTTGCGCAGGGCGATCCGAAGACGATTGCCAACGACGGTTCGCCGTGGACGCGGCAGTTCTTCGGTGGCGAGGCCGATGGCCCGGTGCCGTTCCAGTATCCGGCCGGCGACCTCGCCGAGTCGCTCGGATTTCCAGGGAGGGGCGCATGA
- the mlaE gene encoding lipid asymmetry maintenance ABC transporter permease subunit MlaE, whose translation MSVPMSRDNIVLRSLSQIGDCGLFLLRILASVPRSLRHIRETVRQLWFVGAMSLIIIMVCGLFVGMVLGLQLYDVLSIFGGTSATGTVVAIAIYRELGPVVTALLFAGRAGTSVTAEIGLMRATDQIAAMEMMAVDPIAYVIVPRFLAGVIAMPLLCCVFCALGIFGGHLVGVSWLGIDNGTFWSNMTATVDLVKDVINGVVWKSVVFGTVVSLIAVFQGYTTPPTSEGVAYATTRTVVASSIAILALDFVLTAFLM comes from the coding sequence ATGAGTGTGCCGATGAGTCGCGACAACATCGTGTTGCGCTCGCTGTCGCAGATCGGCGATTGCGGCCTGTTCCTGCTGCGGATCCTAGCCTCCGTTCCGCGCAGCCTGCGCCACATACGCGAGACCGTGCGACAGCTGTGGTTTGTCGGCGCGATGAGCCTGATCATCATCATGGTCTGCGGCCTGTTCGTCGGCATGGTGTTGGGGCTGCAGCTGTATGACGTGCTGTCGATCTTCGGTGGCACGTCGGCCACCGGCACGGTGGTGGCGATCGCGATCTATCGCGAGCTTGGTCCGGTGGTGACGGCGCTGCTGTTTGCCGGGCGCGCGGGTACCTCGGTCACCGCCGAGATCGGCCTGATGCGCGCCACCGACCAGATCGCCGCGATGGAAATGATGGCGGTCGATCCGATCGCTTATGTGATTGTTCCCCGCTTCCTGGCTGGCGTGATCGCCATGCCCCTGCTGTGCTGTGTGTTCTGCGCGCTGGGCATTTTTGGCGGCCACCTGGTCGGCGTGAGCTGGCTGGGCATCGACAACGGCACGTTCTGGTCGAACATGACGGCGACCGTCGACCTGGTGAAGGACGTGATCAACGGTGTGGTGTGGAAGAGCGTGGTATTCGGCACCGTGGTGTCGCTGATCGCGGTGTTCCAGGGCTACACGACGCCGCCGACCAGCGAGGGTGTGGCCTATGCCACGACCCGCACCGTGGTGGCGTCCTCGATCGCGATCCTGGCGCTCGATTTCGTACTGACCGCGTTTTTGATGTGA
- the mlaD gene encoding outer membrane lipid asymmetry maintenance protein MlaD, with product MSQRPSYAVGTGLFIVLGFAALGYLATQTTSVANSSRGPSYTVDAHFANIGQLKERAPVKVAGVRIGQVQSIALDPGKETANVKLAIDNRYSQIPDDSIATIFTSGLLGDQYVGIQYGSSKKTVSDGSTLALTRPAQQLEEMLGKFFGAGGSADNLSGSFLVKARFTNVGALSAGAPVKMAGVAIGSVQSVKADPIKLDAEVTLAIDKRYDQIPDDSAAAVFTSGLIGTQFVAIQPGGSPDMLKNGDEMVLTQSALQIEDLIGKFLVSGSSSDKKSPDAGKPDSGNKH from the coding sequence GTGAGCCAGAGACCCTCTTATGCCGTCGGCACCGGCCTGTTCATCGTGCTTGGCTTTGCCGCATTGGGCTATCTCGCCACCCAGACCACCTCGGTAGCGAACAGCAGCCGAGGGCCGAGCTATACGGTCGACGCGCACTTCGCAAACATCGGGCAGCTCAAGGAGCGTGCGCCGGTCAAGGTGGCTGGCGTGCGCATCGGCCAGGTGCAGTCGATCGCGCTCGATCCGGGCAAGGAGACGGCCAATGTGAAGCTCGCTATCGATAATCGCTATAGCCAGATTCCCGACGATTCGATCGCGACCATCTTCACCAGCGGCCTGCTGGGCGACCAGTACGTGGGCATCCAGTACGGCAGCTCCAAGAAGACCGTTTCCGACGGCAGCACGCTGGCGCTCACGCGACCGGCACAGCAGCTGGAAGAGATGCTCGGCAAGTTCTTCGGCGCCGGTGGTTCGGCGGACAATTTGTCCGGCAGCTTTCTGGTCAAGGCTCGATTCACCAATGTGGGTGCGCTTTCCGCGGGTGCTCCGGTGAAGATGGCTGGCGTGGCCATTGGCAGCGTGCAGTCGGTGAAGGCCGACCCGATCAAGCTCGATGCGGAAGTGACGCTGGCCATCGACAAGCGCTACGACCAGATTCCTGACGATTCGGCCGCGGCCGTGTTTACCAGTGGGCTGATCGGCACCCAGTTCGTCGCGATTCAGCCTGGCGGTTCACCCGATATGCTGAAGAATGGCGACGAAATGGTACTTACCCAGTCGGCGCTGCAGATCGAGGATCTTATCGGCAAGTTCCTGGTCAGTGGTTCGTCCAGCGACAAAAAGAGCCCCGACGCCGGCAAGCCCGACTCTGGCAACAAGCATTGA
- a CDS encoding MlaC/ttg2D family ABC transporter substrate-binding protein, translating into MLRSLALATAIAFGGVVAAPVFAQNAAPAADAQQTPTQVVQVITDQLSKAIEGHQQELKNNHEKLIGVIDGVFLPHFDIDYASILVLGQHARDATPEQRSRFAKAFYNSITHRYAEGLLDYTRGRIKVLPSSGDVNDKRTIVRTQVVLDDGKTVAVDYAFRKDREGNWKAYDVIIEGISYITNYRNQVDAEIRKVGIDQLITNLETQGDKALETMEKGTKDAP; encoded by the coding sequence ATGTTGCGCAGTCTGGCTCTTGCCACCGCTATCGCCTTTGGTGGCGTGGTTGCCGCCCCCGTTTTCGCCCAGAATGCTGCCCCAGCTGCAGACGCCCAGCAAACGCCGACGCAGGTGGTGCAGGTCATTACTGACCAGCTGTCCAAGGCCATCGAAGGCCATCAGCAGGAGCTGAAGAACAACCACGAAAAGTTGATCGGCGTGATCGACGGCGTGTTCCTGCCGCACTTCGACATCGACTATGCATCGATCCTGGTGCTCGGCCAGCATGCCCGCGACGCGACGCCGGAACAGCGCTCCCGTTTCGCCAAGGCGTTCTACAATTCGATCACCCATCGCTATGCCGAGGGCCTGCTCGACTACACGCGCGGTCGCATCAAGGTGCTGCCGTCCAGCGGTGACGTCAATGACAAGCGCACCATCGTGCGTACGCAAGTCGTTTTGGACGATGGCAAGACCGTGGCTGTCGACTACGCTTTCCGCAAGGATCGCGAGGGCAACTGGAAGGCCTATGACGTGATCATCGAAGGCATTTCCTACATCACCAACTATCGCAACCAGGTCGACGCCGAGATCCGCAAGGTGGGTATCGATCAACTGATCACCAACCTTGAGACACAGGGTGATAAGGCGCTGGAGACGATGGAAAAGGGCACCAAGGACGCCCCGTGA
- a CDS encoding STAS domain-containing protein, translating to MIASSITPLQVDDGAPDSVRVSGALTFANAAVALDALTAAVARDGRHTLDLAGVTRTDSAGLACVLAVLAKAAEQGHKLTVRNIPEGMHLLARVCDVEGLMV from the coding sequence GTGATCGCTTCCTCGATCACGCCTTTGCAAGTTGACGACGGCGCGCCGGATAGCGTGCGTGTGTCGGGCGCACTGACGTTCGCCAATGCCGCGGTGGCCCTGGATGCCCTGACCGCGGCCGTAGCTCGAGACGGCCGCCATACGCTGGACCTGGCCGGTGTGACCCGTACCGATAGCGCCGGCCTCGCCTGCGTGCTGGCGGTACTGGCCAAGGCGGCGGAGCAGGGGCACAAGCTCACGGTGCGCAACATTCCCGAGGGCATGCACCTGCTGGCCAGGGTGTGTGACGTGGAAGGCCTCATGGTCTGA
- a CDS encoding MlaA family lipoprotein — translation MSPALRSLFSRSLPLVAVALLAGCAVAKPRTDDPHEKFNRSMFAFNNSLDKAVIRPVAVGYRKVTTEGIRRSVSDFFTNIRLPITVANDLLQARPKEAAQSSGRFIVNLTFGLGGIFDPASQLGIPLDETDFGVTLARWGVPEGSFLMLPFLGPTTMRDVWRTPVDGYFFDPLSYFARNNSYEYGQEYLPQVLYLITLRSSAIDAESFLNSAYDPYAFIRDAYRQQRLYMIYRGNPPEDVIEQMQGLKDKNFNPDELLEEQQKWQNQQPPEQPTQNPPKKQ, via the coding sequence ATGTCGCCAGCCCTCCGCTCCCTCTTCTCGCGCAGTCTGCCCCTGGTGGCCGTGGCTTTACTGGCTGGTTGTGCGGTCGCCAAGCCGCGAACGGACGATCCGCACGAGAAGTTCAACCGAAGCATGTTCGCCTTCAACAATTCGTTGGACAAGGCGGTGATACGTCCGGTGGCCGTGGGCTATCGCAAGGTGACTACCGAGGGGATCCGCCGCTCGGTCAGTGATTTCTTCACCAATATCCGCCTGCCGATCACGGTAGCCAACGACTTGTTGCAGGCTCGCCCCAAGGAAGCGGCGCAGAGCAGTGGTCGCTTCATTGTGAACCTGACCTTCGGCCTCGGCGGCATCTTCGATCCGGCCAGCCAACTCGGTATCCCGCTGGATGAGACCGACTTCGGCGTCACCCTGGCGCGCTGGGGTGTGCCCGAGGGCAGCTTCCTGATGCTGCCATTCCTAGGTCCCACCACCATGCGCGATGTCTGGCGCACGCCGGTGGATGGTTACTTCTTCGATCCGCTGAGCTACTTCGCGCGCAACAACAGCTACGAGTATGGGCAGGAATACCTGCCGCAGGTGCTGTACTTGATCACCCTGCGTTCGAGCGCCATCGACGCGGAGAGCTTCCTGAATTCGGCCTACGACCCGTATGCCTTCATTCGCGACGCGTACCGCCAGCAGCGTCTGTACATGATTTACCGCGGCAACCCGCCTGAGGATGTGATCGAGCAGATGCAGGGCCTGAAGGACAAGAACTTCAACCCGGACGAACTGCTGGAAGAGCAACAGAAGTGGCAGAACCAGCAGCCGCCCGAGCAGCCGACGCAGAACCCTCCGAAAAAGCAGTGA
- the rpoZ gene encoding DNA-directed RNA polymerase subunit omega: MARITVEDCLQVVDNRFELVLMATKRARQLANGAEPAVNPDHDKPTVLALREIADRRIDQATIDEIDKAERERAEREALEWAAAEVDDDLSKGGDD, from the coding sequence ATGGCCCGCATTACCGTCGAGGACTGCCTGCAGGTGGTCGACAACCGCTTCGAACTGGTGCTGATGGCGACCAAGCGCGCCCGCCAGCTCGCCAACGGTGCTGAGCCGGCAGTCAATCCGGATCATGACAAGCCGACCGTGCTCGCCCTGCGCGAGATCGCTGATCGCCGCATCGACCAGGCTACCATCGACGAGATCGACAAGGCCGAGCGCGAGCGCGCTGAGCGTGAGGCCCTCGAATGGGCTGCGGCCGAGGTGGACGACGACCTCTCCAAGGGTGGGGATGACTGA